The following are from one region of the Planctomonas sp. JC2975 genome:
- a CDS encoding FAD-dependent monooxygenase translates to MNDVIIVGGGPVGLMLALELSLAGVQPLVLESSTAIDPTIKAGSLNGPAADTLRRRGVDFGPGLFSPGGATVGRRTPGAKAPAPIVPPASAPSPTVPPASAPAAPRFVGHVAGMVIRADLVQWDRLDWAASSAMISQQQVQELVEARLAERGVEVRRGIRVTDVVQQGDGVRVVTDAGDFDAAWVLGTDGGRSVVRKSAGFGFPGLDGVMTGYQMLVKGEGLDGIPLGWNITPTGVFRRIPNNLILTAEFDGAPADRAAEITATDLTGAIRRVCGVDATVTEVISATRFTDNTRVADRYRNGRVLLAGDAAHVHPPFGGQGLSLGMLDATALGWRLAGVIAGRLPESVFDDYERERRPEAERILEWSRAQVGMMRTDERSRATGRLFRTLMDTPDGATEVVRVVAGDVVSYASDGGPAGTFADDWAGIDADGGSLYDVAADGDVVLAHRPGAEAPGSLDERIRTFATDAAPAPFALVRPDGVIAWAGDSLSADGFATTLGALGIVPSAR, encoded by the coding sequence ATGAACGACGTGATCATCGTGGGCGGCGGACCGGTCGGCCTCATGCTCGCCCTCGAGCTCTCGCTCGCCGGTGTGCAGCCGCTCGTGCTCGAGAGCAGCACGGCGATCGACCCCACGATCAAGGCCGGCTCGTTGAACGGGCCGGCCGCCGACACGCTCCGGCGTCGCGGGGTCGACTTCGGCCCCGGACTGTTTTCCCCCGGTGGCGCGACGGTCGGACGCCGCACGCCGGGCGCCAAGGCGCCTGCGCCGATCGTGCCGCCGGCGTCCGCACCGTCACCGACCGTGCCGCCCGCGTCTGCGCCCGCCGCTCCGCGTTTCGTCGGGCATGTGGCCGGCATGGTGATCAGGGCGGATCTCGTGCAGTGGGACCGGCTCGACTGGGCCGCCTCCTCGGCGATGATCAGCCAGCAGCAGGTGCAGGAACTCGTCGAGGCACGGCTGGCAGAGCGCGGGGTGGAGGTGAGGCGCGGCATCCGGGTGACGGATGTCGTGCAGCAGGGCGACGGCGTGCGCGTCGTGACGGATGCGGGCGACTTCGACGCTGCTTGGGTGCTCGGCACCGACGGCGGCCGCAGCGTCGTGCGCAAGAGCGCAGGCTTCGGCTTCCCAGGCCTCGACGGCGTCATGACCGGATACCAGATGCTCGTGAAGGGCGAGGGGCTCGACGGCATCCCGCTCGGATGGAACATCACGCCGACGGGCGTGTTCCGTCGCATCCCGAACAACCTGATCCTCACGGCCGAGTTCGATGGGGCACCTGCCGATCGCGCCGCCGAGATCACGGCGACCGACCTCACCGGGGCCATCCGTCGCGTCTGCGGCGTCGACGCGACGGTCACCGAGGTGATCAGCGCAACGCGCTTCACCGACAACACGCGCGTCGCAGACCGATACCGCAACGGACGCGTGCTGCTGGCCGGGGATGCCGCTCACGTGCACCCGCCGTTCGGTGGTCAAGGCCTCTCGCTCGGCATGCTCGACGCAACGGCGCTCGGCTGGCGGCTGGCCGGTGTGATCGCCGGTCGACTTCCGGAGAGCGTGTTCGACGACTACGAGCGTGAACGCCGTCCGGAAGCGGAGCGGATCCTGGAGTGGAGCCGCGCCCAGGTCGGCATGATGCGCACCGATGAGCGCTCGCGCGCCACCGGGCGGCTCTTCCGCACGCTCATGGACACGCCGGACGGCGCGACCGAAGTGGTCCGCGTGGTGGCAGGGGATGTCGTGAGCTACGCGAGCGACGGCGGCCCCGCAGGCACGTTCGCCGACGACTGGGCGGGGATCGACGCCGACGGAGGCTCCCTGTACGACGTTGCGGCCGACGGCGACGTGGTGCTGGCTCACCGCCCGGGCGCCGAGGCTCCCGGATCGCTCGACGAGCGCATCCGCACCTTCGCGACGGATGCCGCCCCCGCGCCGTTCGCGCTGGTGCGGCCGGACGGTGTGATCGCCTGGGCAGGCGACTCGCTGTCCGCCGACGGATTCGCGACAACTCTCGGGGCGCTGGGCATCGTTCCCAGCGCCCGCTGA
- a CDS encoding TetR/AcrR family transcriptional regulator, producing MPSSASSGKSAARTSVEPSAVAGSTTGEPAHGVEPEVAGVTSAKQRRRKRISDAATMLFGERGFDAVSIADIAEASGVSKMTVTNHFALKEDLIFDEFDDEVRRIRDVVTGADGIAAAVDAVERYCEQREREGGTARALAFEQIPDAWPRFARIVLSSRALTQRLHAHYLELRDAIASALPASVALADATTTAWLLAETVHLVDWWPYEAVDRGLDVSHIRRERIRIRTRAFEALRNGLPG from the coding sequence ATGCCGTCAAGTGCCAGTTCCGGAAAGTCCGCAGCACGCACATCAGTCGAGCCGTCGGCCGTCGCCGGCTCGACCACCGGCGAACCGGCTCATGGTGTCGAGCCCGAGGTCGCGGGAGTCACGTCGGCCAAGCAGCGCCGCCGCAAGCGCATCTCTGACGCCGCGACGATGCTCTTCGGAGAGAGAGGATTCGACGCCGTCTCGATCGCGGATATCGCCGAGGCGTCCGGAGTGTCGAAGATGACGGTGACGAATCATTTCGCGCTCAAAGAAGACCTGATCTTCGACGAGTTCGACGACGAGGTGCGGCGGATCCGCGATGTCGTCACCGGTGCCGACGGCATCGCCGCCGCGGTGGATGCCGTCGAACGCTACTGCGAGCAGCGCGAGCGCGAGGGCGGCACGGCTCGCGCCCTGGCATTCGAGCAGATCCCGGATGCGTGGCCACGGTTCGCGCGGATCGTGCTTTCCAGCCGCGCGCTCACCCAACGTCTCCATGCCCACTATCTCGAGCTGCGGGATGCCATCGCGTCCGCCCTGCCCGCCTCCGTTGCCCTCGCCGACGCGACGACGACGGCCTGGCTGCTCGCCGAGACAGTGCACCTCGTCGACTGGTGGCCATACGAGGCCGTGGACCGCGGACTGGACGTCTCGCACATCAGGAGGGAGCGCATCCGGATTCGCACGCGCGCCTTCGAGGCGCTGCGCAACGGGCTGCCCGGCTGA
- a CDS encoding CGNR zinc finger domain-containing protein, giving the protein MTTTDVLTGTSPSDDEQTRANLDAQSRPGLSAAGVPAEPEAKGVGHAERLGETGQWFQSPDGIRWWFDSGCLCLDFAYTGGMSPAGAGDRIPNDPWERLSTPADLSAWLHDRFPTIDATCAEHELRDALTLRDAIANLAYAAMNGHPSIARDVDVVNLYASTPDLPPTLAGGSRQAGRTRSRATQALSAVARDAVAVFGSDAGTRLRECGADDCSLVYLDVSRSRNRRWCSMQRCGNRAKVRAHRARRAAADA; this is encoded by the coding sequence ATGACGACCACCGATGTACTCACGGGCACTTCGCCCTCCGACGACGAGCAGACTCGGGCAAACCTTGACGCGCAGAGTCGGCCAGGGCTTTCTGCCGCGGGCGTTCCAGCCGAGCCCGAGGCGAAGGGTGTCGGCCATGCCGAGCGTCTTGGTGAGACCGGCCAGTGGTTCCAGTCGCCGGACGGCATCCGCTGGTGGTTCGACTCGGGATGCCTGTGCCTCGACTTCGCCTACACCGGAGGCATGTCCCCTGCCGGAGCCGGAGACCGGATTCCGAACGACCCGTGGGAACGGCTGAGCACCCCCGCCGACCTCTCGGCGTGGCTGCACGACCGCTTCCCGACGATCGACGCCACCTGCGCAGAGCACGAATTGCGGGATGCGCTGACGCTGCGCGACGCGATCGCGAACCTCGCCTACGCGGCGATGAACGGGCATCCGTCGATCGCACGCGACGTTGACGTCGTCAACCTGTACGCCTCGACGCCCGACCTGCCGCCCACCCTCGCCGGCGGCAGCCGTCAGGCCGGACGCACCCGGTCGCGGGCCACGCAGGCGCTGTCGGCCGTCGCACGCGATGCCGTCGCCGTTTTCGGCTCGGATGCCGGCACCCGCCTCCGCGAGTGCGGCGCCGACGACTGCTCCCTCGTCTACCTCGACGTCTCGCGCAGCCGCAACCGCCGCTGGTGCTCCATGCAGCGCTGCGGCAACCGCGCGAAGGTGCGCGCGCACCGGGCGCGGCGAGCTGCCGCGGACGCGTAG
- a CDS encoding LLM class flavin-dependent oxidoreductase produces the protein MTSVGAIFSPYPNPPEALHDAAIAAERAGLDELWLWEDCFRHSAFAAASAALAVTSTLRIGIGIAPMPLRNVAATAMEIATLARMFPGRLLPGIGHGVQSWMAQVDARPASPLTLMREYAPALRALLAGESVTTSGRYVTLDAVRLDWPPADVPLVYAAAEGPKTLLACGAVADGVVLNSLLTAEEAGRGVAAVSAGRAEAGRSGEHDVVAYAVAAFGSDGLDRARSMWTGEVPGDADERILGGSVDDVASGVRRFADAGVDHVVLLPPGEEPDLAAYFEQAGKVRRLVG, from the coding sequence ATGACGAGCGTCGGAGCGATCTTCAGTCCGTATCCGAATCCGCCCGAGGCCCTGCACGATGCCGCGATCGCTGCGGAACGCGCCGGGCTCGACGAGCTGTGGCTGTGGGAGGACTGCTTCCGGCATTCGGCGTTCGCCGCTGCATCCGCTGCCCTGGCCGTCACATCGACTCTGAGGATCGGAATCGGCATCGCGCCCATGCCGCTGCGCAATGTGGCGGCCACCGCCATGGAGATCGCTACGCTCGCACGGATGTTTCCCGGCCGGCTTCTGCCCGGTATCGGGCACGGTGTGCAGTCGTGGATGGCGCAGGTCGACGCCCGCCCCGCGTCTCCGCTCACGCTGATGCGCGAGTACGCACCGGCTCTGCGGGCCCTGCTCGCCGGCGAAAGCGTGACGACCAGCGGACGCTACGTGACCCTGGATGCCGTGCGTCTCGACTGGCCGCCTGCCGACGTTCCGCTCGTGTACGCGGCGGCGGAAGGCCCCAAGACGCTGCTGGCGTGCGGGGCCGTCGCCGATGGGGTGGTGCTGAACAGCCTGCTCACCGCCGAAGAGGCTGGGCGGGGTGTCGCCGCCGTGAGCGCAGGACGCGCGGAGGCGGGCCGATCCGGCGAACACGATGTCGTCGCGTACGCCGTGGCCGCATTCGGATCGGACGGGCTCGATCGCGCCCGCTCCATGTGGACGGGCGAGGTTCCCGGCGACGCCGATGAGCGCATCCTCGGCGGCAGCGTCGACGATGTCGCATCCGGCGTCCGCCGGTTCGCGGATGCCGGGGTCGACCACGTCGTGCTGCTACCACCGGGAGAGGAGCCCGACCTGGCTGCGTACTTCGAGCAGGCGGGCAAGGTGCGACGGCTCGTCGGCTGA
- a CDS encoding TetR/AcrR family transcriptional regulator C-terminal domain-containing protein has translation MSKGLTRAAIVTATLELLDEVGLEGLTVRALAAKLDVKAPALYWHVRDKAELFDEVATEVWRGIGEELADIAEGTEWDVELRRFCDVLRSALLRHRDGAKAFSGTYLTDPGILGAQESGLQRWLAQGFSVRDTARAFALANGFVVGFCIEEQAVGQADDRQHYDLQARAERVGAAEHPLTVEAGVELFGDRDAQFEALVDLVVVAVGSLRGAVPKA, from the coding sequence ATGTCGAAGGGTCTGACGAGGGCGGCCATCGTGACCGCCACGCTCGAACTACTCGACGAGGTCGGGCTGGAGGGCCTCACGGTTCGCGCGCTCGCCGCGAAGCTCGACGTGAAGGCGCCGGCGCTCTACTGGCATGTTCGCGACAAGGCGGAGCTCTTCGACGAGGTGGCGACCGAAGTGTGGCGAGGTATCGGCGAGGAGCTCGCCGATATCGCTGAGGGGACCGAGTGGGACGTCGAGCTGCGACGATTCTGCGACGTGCTGCGTTCGGCGCTGCTGCGGCACCGTGACGGAGCCAAGGCGTTCAGCGGTACGTACCTGACGGATCCTGGCATCCTCGGCGCCCAGGAGTCCGGGTTGCAGCGGTGGCTGGCGCAGGGGTTCTCCGTGCGCGACACGGCGCGCGCCTTCGCGCTCGCGAACGGCTTCGTCGTCGGCTTCTGCATCGAGGAGCAGGCGGTCGGTCAAGCGGATGATCGCCAGCACTACGACCTGCAGGCGCGAGCCGAGCGGGTTGGTGCGGCGGAGCATCCGCTCACGGTGGAGGCCGGAGTGGAGCTCTTCGGTGACCGGGACGCTCAGTTCGAGGCGCTCGTCGACCTGGTGGTGGTCGCCGTGGGTAGCCTGCGAGGGGCTGTCCCGAAGGCTTGA
- a CDS encoding zinc-binding alcohol dehydrogenase family protein encodes MKAAVIESAGLAPRYGEFPEPETSEDRELVSLVAAGIHPVVRALAAGSHYGSHGLWPAIPGVDAVARTDDGTLIYTGFIAAPYGTLAERMAVPHAPRLPLPTGADPVQVAGGMNPGLSSWMPLNARRDETGSLGTVLVLGATGTAGILAVQNAFVLGVTRVIGAGRDPERLAAATAFGAETLRLTGDRAADATAIRSALGDGSPSVVLDFVWGEPAEATFDALLRHSLDEDEGDTAYVEIGSLAGAEASVPAALLRSTRIRLTGSGAGSASMAELMRQLPVYLDLIATGAVRVPTSSYALSSIEDAWSAASNAGTRAVVVPD; translated from the coding sequence ATGAAGGCTGCAGTTATCGAATCCGCGGGCCTGGCGCCCCGCTACGGCGAGTTCCCCGAGCCGGAGACGAGCGAGGATCGCGAGCTCGTCTCGCTGGTGGCTGCTGGCATCCACCCGGTCGTACGGGCGCTCGCCGCCGGCAGCCACTACGGCTCGCACGGCCTCTGGCCCGCGATCCCCGGCGTCGACGCGGTGGCGCGCACCGACGACGGAACGCTCATCTACACGGGCTTCATCGCCGCGCCGTACGGCACTCTCGCCGAGCGGATGGCCGTGCCGCACGCACCCCGCCTTCCGCTGCCCACCGGAGCCGATCCGGTGCAGGTCGCCGGTGGCATGAATCCCGGCCTGTCATCGTGGATGCCGCTGAACGCTCGCCGCGATGAGACCGGATCCCTTGGCACCGTCCTCGTGCTCGGAGCGACGGGCACCGCAGGGATCCTCGCCGTGCAGAACGCGTTCGTGCTCGGCGTCACGCGCGTGATCGGTGCCGGACGGGATCCGGAACGTCTGGCGGCCGCCACTGCCTTCGGGGCGGAGACGCTGCGCCTCACCGGTGATCGGGCTGCGGATGCCACGGCCATCCGCTCAGCCCTCGGCGATGGCAGCCCATCCGTCGTGCTCGACTTCGTCTGGGGCGAGCCGGCAGAGGCGACCTTCGACGCGCTGCTGCGGCACTCCCTCGACGAGGACGAGGGCGACACGGCGTACGTCGAGATCGGCTCACTGGCCGGTGCGGAGGCATCCGTTCCCGCCGCGCTGCTGCGGAGCACACGCATCCGGCTGACCGGATCCGGCGCGGGCAGCGCGTCCATGGCGGAGCTCATGCGGCAACTGCCGGTCTACCTCGACCTCATTGCGACCGGGGCCGTGCGTGTGCCGACGTCGTCCTACGCGCTCAGCAGCATCGAGGACGCATGGTCCGCTGCCTCGAACGCAGGAACCCGCGCCGTGGTCGTGCCCGACTGA
- a CDS encoding DUF427 domain-containing protein: protein MKAVVNDTVIAEAPVEDLIKIEGNWYFPPSSVKSELLEKSPTPYTCPWKGECQYFTVNADGQRLQDRAWSYPTPYPTAFDRVGKDFSDYVAFWKEVRVVD, encoded by the coding sequence GTGAAAGCTGTAGTGAACGACACCGTGATCGCCGAGGCCCCGGTCGAGGACCTCATCAAGATCGAGGGCAACTGGTATTTCCCGCCGTCGAGCGTGAAGTCCGAGCTGCTCGAGAAGAGCCCGACTCCGTACACGTGCCCGTGGAAGGGCGAGTGCCAGTACTTCACCGTGAACGCGGACGGACAGCGTCTGCAGGACCGGGCGTGGAGTTATCCGACACCGTATCCGACCGCATTCGATCGGGTGGGCAAGGACTTCAGCGACTACGTCGCGTTCTGGAAAGAGGTCCGGGTCGTCGACTAA
- a CDS encoding 2-phosphosulfolactate phosphatase — protein sequence MKTPLRPDDPTQQPYEVRFDWGREGLRGIAHGAGVIVVIDAISFTTTVEMGVALGLEVQPYAGLRHEAEEADAAGAFGDARLAGRRGDPGVSLSPSSMTADNVAAFGASRAVVPSLNGSRLTALAATYGVPVVAATLRNRTAVARWIFDYQQRIGRRAMVSVVAAGETRTDETVRFAVEDMLAAGAVIDALGKFGIDACSPEAAAACAAYTGLARGIRHMFTASVSGGELLKDDQREDIEVAFQTDVSTTVPVLVDGVYVDAAAERIASMQ from the coding sequence GTGAAGACACCCCTGCGACCCGACGACCCCACCCAGCAGCCGTACGAGGTGCGCTTCGACTGGGGCCGCGAGGGTCTGCGCGGCATCGCGCACGGTGCGGGCGTCATCGTCGTCATCGATGCCATCTCATTCACGACGACCGTCGAGATGGGCGTCGCCCTCGGCCTCGAGGTGCAGCCGTACGCAGGGCTCCGGCACGAGGCGGAAGAAGCGGATGCTGCCGGCGCGTTCGGCGACGCCCGCCTCGCCGGCCGACGTGGCGACCCTGGGGTGTCGCTGTCGCCGTCCAGCATGACGGCGGACAACGTGGCGGCCTTCGGCGCTTCCCGAGCGGTCGTGCCGTCGCTCAACGGATCGCGCCTCACGGCGCTCGCCGCGACGTACGGCGTTCCGGTGGTGGCAGCGACGCTTCGCAACCGCACGGCCGTCGCCCGGTGGATCTTCGACTACCAGCAGCGCATCGGGCGCCGCGCGATGGTCTCCGTCGTCGCGGCGGGCGAGACGCGCACCGATGAGACAGTGCGCTTCGCCGTCGAGGACATGCTCGCAGCAGGCGCCGTCATCGACGCCCTCGGAAAGTTCGGCATCGACGCGTGCTCGCCGGAGGCGGCGGCCGCGTGCGCCGCCTACACGGGGCTCGCGCGCGGCATCCGCCACATGTTCACGGCCTCGGTGAGCGGCGGCGAACTGCTCAAGGACGACCAGCGCGAAGACATCGAGGTGGCATTCCAGACGGATGTCTCGACCACGGTCCCCGTGCTCGTCGACGGTGTCTACGTGGATGCCGCTGCGGAGCGGATCGCGTCGATGCAGTGA
- a CDS encoding AAA family ATPase, producing the protein MHESELDRERHVVAELYGRLDSLREDTVQRLAAVRRQTAGGTHQARGERDAYARLYEDRILQLREVEPRLVFGRLQLMTSSVEPLGTDDRGGASTLRQDEGGQSSAGSDGEDPLRDPLLRYVGRIGLRDDDEHTVLLDWRAPQASAFYQATAANPLGVAARRRLTMRDRNVLRVDDEVFDAALFAEAGTRPDEVSGDAALMAALMAQRTGRMNDIVATIQSEQDRIIRSELRDALVVQGGPGTGKTAVALHRAAYLLYAHRQKLQASGVLVVGPTRAFLTYIEEVLPALGETGVVMQSLGELFPGVTADTDDAPAVAQLKGSKQMVSLLHRAVEARQKVPAEVSVIEVDNERIVVEPALIADAVRRAQRTGKPHNVARVTFVKSALTALTAQLAEQLRSRGQTLDEEDLAVLREDVRTSYDARVLLNTAWLPLTPQKLLGDLYARPQWLAELTSTWSEEKRALLHRPREAAFTVSDIPLLDEAAEVLGEAPDARDQATRQAAKEQRKRDLRVAKAAIADAGAESFVTAEQLVEQAEAHGDGLTTAERAASDRTWVYGHVVVDEAQELSPMQWRLLVRRCPMKSFTIVGDIAQSSSAHGGRNWADAVGPLFRNHWRLEELTVNYRTPAQIARPAEEFARASGLPITPARAVREGDWPVREVAAGSSDLAAAVVDAVAYDRGVDDSGALAVITPVALVESVADAVASRFGAEAGRGASGLVKPIVVLTAHDAKGLEFDAVVIADPDAVVAESPRGASALYVAMTRPTQRLTLVRP; encoded by the coding sequence GTGCACGAATCGGAGCTCGACCGCGAACGTCACGTCGTCGCGGAGCTGTACGGCAGACTCGATTCCCTCCGGGAGGACACGGTGCAGCGGCTGGCCGCCGTACGACGTCAGACCGCGGGAGGCACGCACCAGGCGCGCGGGGAGAGGGACGCATACGCCCGCCTCTACGAGGACCGCATCCTGCAGTTGCGTGAGGTCGAGCCGCGACTCGTGTTCGGACGTCTCCAGTTGATGACATCATCCGTCGAACCGCTCGGAACCGATGACCGTGGCGGGGCTTCGACCCTTCGACAGGATGAGGGCGGGCAAAGCTCCGCCGGCAGCGATGGTGAGGATCCGCTGCGCGATCCGCTGCTGCGCTACGTGGGACGGATCGGGCTCCGTGACGACGACGAGCACACCGTGCTCCTCGACTGGCGCGCACCGCAGGCCAGCGCGTTCTACCAGGCGACGGCAGCCAATCCGCTCGGTGTCGCGGCCCGTCGCCGCCTGACCATGCGCGACAGGAACGTGCTGCGCGTCGACGACGAGGTGTTCGACGCTGCGCTCTTCGCGGAGGCGGGGACCCGCCCGGACGAGGTGTCGGGCGACGCTGCACTGATGGCTGCCCTGATGGCGCAGCGCACCGGGCGCATGAACGACATCGTGGCGACGATCCAGTCCGAGCAGGACAGGATCATCCGCTCCGAGCTGCGCGACGCCCTGGTCGTTCAGGGCGGCCCCGGCACGGGCAAGACGGCTGTCGCGCTGCACCGTGCCGCCTACCTGCTGTACGCGCACCGGCAGAAGCTGCAGGCATCCGGCGTGCTGGTCGTGGGGCCGACACGCGCGTTCCTCACCTATATCGAGGAGGTGCTGCCGGCGCTCGGCGAGACCGGCGTGGTGATGCAGAGCCTGGGCGAGCTCTTTCCCGGTGTGACGGCTGACACGGATGACGCGCCCGCCGTCGCCCAGCTCAAGGGCTCCAAGCAGATGGTGAGCCTCCTGCACCGAGCCGTCGAGGCCAGGCAGAAGGTGCCGGCCGAGGTATCCGTCATCGAGGTGGACAACGAGCGGATCGTCGTGGAGCCCGCACTCATCGCGGATGCCGTTCGGCGAGCGCAGCGCACCGGCAAGCCGCACAACGTCGCTCGCGTCACGTTCGTGAAGAGCGCGCTCACGGCGCTCACCGCCCAGCTGGCGGAGCAGCTGCGAAGCAGGGGTCAGACGCTCGACGAAGAGGATCTCGCCGTGCTCCGCGAGGACGTGCGCACCAGCTACGACGCACGCGTGCTGCTGAACACCGCCTGGCTGCCGCTGACACCGCAGAAGCTCCTCGGCGACCTGTACGCCCGGCCGCAGTGGCTCGCCGAGTTGACGTCGACGTGGAGCGAGGAGAAGCGCGCACTGCTGCACCGGCCACGGGAAGCCGCGTTCACCGTGAGCGACATCCCGTTGCTCGACGAGGCTGCCGAGGTGCTCGGCGAAGCGCCGGACGCCAGGGACCAGGCGACGCGCCAGGCGGCGAAGGAGCAGCGCAAACGCGACCTGCGCGTGGCGAAGGCGGCCATCGCTGATGCCGGTGCGGAATCCTTCGTGACGGCCGAGCAACTGGTCGAGCAGGCGGAAGCGCACGGCGACGGGCTCACGACGGCCGAGCGGGCGGCATCCGATCGCACGTGGGTGTACGGGCACGTCGTCGTCGACGAAGCGCAGGAACTGAGTCCGATGCAGTGGCGCCTCTTGGTGCGGAGGTGCCCGATGAAGTCGTTCACGATCGTCGGCGACATAGCGCAGTCGTCGTCGGCGCACGGCGGACGCAACTGGGCGGATGCCGTCGGCCCGCTTTTCAGGAACCACTGGCGCCTCGAGGAACTCACGGTCAACTACCGCACGCCGGCGCAGATCGCGCGTCCCGCCGAGGAGTTCGCCAGAGCGAGCGGTCTCCCGATCACGCCGGCTCGCGCCGTCCGTGAGGGGGACTGGCCCGTGAGGGAGGTCGCCGCAGGGTCGTCGGACCTTGCAGCCGCGGTCGTGGACGCCGTCGCGTACGACAGGGGGGTCGACGACTCGGGAGCGCTGGCGGTGATCACGCCCGTGGCGCTCGTGGAATCCGTCGCGGATGCCGTCGCATCCCGTTTCGGCGCGGAGGCGGGTCGCGGTGCTTCCGGCCTCGTGAAACCGATCGTGGTGCTCACCGCGCACGACGCGAAGGGCCTCGAGTTCGACGCGGTGGTGATCGCGGATCCGGACGCGGTCGTCGCGGAGTCGCCGCGCGGGGCATCCGCTCTCTACGTGGCCATGACCAGGCCGACGCAGCGCCTCACGCTCGTGCGCCCCTGA
- a CDS encoding DEAD/DEAH box helicase yields the protein MTSFSDLGVPAPLVAALARDGKTEAFPIQADTLPDTLAGRDVLGRGKTGSGKTIAFALPIAARLGTTLAGGKRRAGHPLALVLAPTRELATQIAATFEPLAAAYNLTTTTVFGGVNQKRQVDALKAGVDILVACPGRLEDLMKQGFVSLDAVEITVLDEADHMADLGFLPVVTRILDKTPGSGQRLLFSATLDNGVDKLVKRFLHSPVMHSVDDETSHVDRMTHHVFEVADLDAKNDVVRALASGTGRSILFMRTKHHAKRLAKKLTDSGIPAVDLHGNLSQPQRDRNLAAFGDGSVRVMVATDVAARGVHIDDVELVVHVDPPMEHKAYLHRSGRTARAGATGDVVTISLPSQQSDLRQILRKAAIAVTPVSVTANSREVTELVGEVAPYVKPAPKVQQGGGRGTTPKKPRQQSSEQSERRTDGAGTGGRRGGRSRGTGGQLSGGRGSQGDGARGASTQSSGKRTANSQSQNRQGARSQDSRPQGTSSQGTGARNGARHGQTASGRSGARTGIRVGDVVRQNSGTSRGRGSRRAQG from the coding sequence ATGACTTCCTTCTCCGACCTCGGAGTACCCGCCCCGCTCGTCGCCGCGCTCGCGCGCGACGGCAAGACCGAGGCGTTCCCGATCCAGGCCGACACGCTTCCCGACACGCTCGCCGGACGCGACGTGCTCGGCCGCGGCAAGACCGGATCCGGCAAGACCATCGCGTTCGCGCTGCCCATCGCGGCCCGCCTCGGCACCACGCTGGCCGGCGGGAAGCGCCGCGCCGGACATCCACTCGCCCTCGTCCTCGCGCCGACCCGCGAGCTGGCGACGCAGATCGCCGCAACGTTCGAGCCGCTCGCCGCGGCCTACAACCTGACGACGACGACCGTGTTCGGCGGCGTCAACCAGAAGCGCCAGGTGGATGCGCTGAAGGCAGGCGTCGACATCCTCGTGGCCTGCCCCGGACGCCTCGAAGACCTGATGAAGCAGGGATTCGTCTCGCTCGACGCCGTCGAGATCACCGTGCTCGACGAGGCGGACCACATGGCCGACCTCGGCTTCCTGCCCGTCGTCACACGCATCCTCGACAAGACACCTGGGTCCGGCCAGCGACTTCTGTTCTCCGCGACGCTCGACAACGGCGTTGACAAGCTCGTGAAGCGCTTCCTGCACTCGCCCGTCATGCACTCCGTGGACGACGAGACCAGCCACGTCGACCGCATGACCCACCACGTGTTCGAGGTCGCCGACCTCGACGCGAAGAACGATGTGGTGCGGGCACTGGCGTCGGGAACGGGCCGCAGCATCCTGTTCATGCGCACCAAGCACCACGCGAAGCGGCTCGCCAAGAAGCTGACCGATTCGGGCATCCCGGCCGTCGACCTGCACGGCAACCTGTCGCAGCCGCAGCGCGACCGCAACCTCGCCGCATTCGGCGACGGCAGCGTTCGTGTCATGGTGGCGACGGATGTCGCGGCTCGCGGTGTGCACATCGACGACGTCGAGCTCGTGGTGCACGTCGACCCGCCCATGGAGCACAAGGCCTACCTGCACCGCTCGGGACGCACGGCTCGTGCCGGCGCCACGGGGGATGTCGTGACCATCTCGCTTCCCTCCCAGCAGTCGGATCTGCGCCAGATTCTGCGCAAGGCCGCCATCGCCGTCACGCCGGTCTCCGTGACCGCGAACTCGCGCGAGGTCACCGAGCTGGTCGGCGAGGTCGCGCCGTACGTGAAGCCCGCACCGAAGGTGCAGCAGGGCGGCGGACGCGGCACCACGCCGAAGAAGCCCAGGCAGCAGAGCTCGGAGCAGTCGGAGCGCCGCACGGACGGCGCCGGCACCGGCGGCCGTCGCGGAGGCCGCTCGCGCGGCACCGGCGGCCAGCTCTCCGGCGGCCGCGGATCCCAGGGCGATGGTGCTCGCGGCGCGAGCACGCAGAGCTCGGGCAAGCGGACTGCGAACTCGCAGAGCCAGAACCGGCAGGGCGCCAGGTCACAGGACTCGCGGCCGCAGGGCACGTCGTCGCAGGGCACCGGCGCAAGGAACGGAGCCCGCCACGGGCAGACCGCGAGCGGCCGTAGCGGTGCGCGCACGGGCATCCGTGTCGGCGACGTCGTGCGTCAGAACTCCGGGACTTCGCGCGGCCGGGGCTCGCGTCGCGCCCAGGGCTGA